In the genome of Bombyx mori chromosome 13, ASM3026992v2, the window cgagcccttcgtcgcaagcgatgggttcgacgagaacggtgaccggtgcttgaagtacctaaaagcaccgttaatggatcgggaggatccgagatgacgtgttttgggcgacgtcgactgctttccattctgtccgcaggatcgggaatgtagttaccggcggccacgatgagagggttctcgtgtcgtgccgctttatcgaagtggcgcatggacgccgactgcagatacttactgatggactctaagtccaggtcgtcatggaggtcgacattcttgacgaaccacggggctccgacggctatcctgcaaaaacgggattgaatgatttggaatgatttcaagtgtatgcgggccgcgtgagcgaacactacacttgcataggtcatgacggggcgtatgcaagttttatagagtgtcaccttatttctaagggttACACTGTTAGATGTTACAAGGCACTTAACatacaaaattatcaattagAAAGTAACACCCTCTGTCTGTTGTTTTTACGTCCGAGCCATTGAATCGATTTTGGTGAAATACGGTATGAAAATAGTTTGAGCCCTGGACAAAAATATAGTTCGAGTAGACAGGGGCTCGGCTgtactcctggcattgctgacgttgaCATACAGGGCCTGttctcatctgcctacaaaggtaataaaataatatattttacttttatcataCTGCTGACCTCCTACGGACCTCCAACGTGTAGTTCACGCACCTTAGCATAGCAACCAAGCCCTGTGCAGATAGTTATACGTTGTGCCTTGTTTAAAAGAGTTCTTTATACTATAACATTAGAAACAGAAAGCTGACTCTTCACTACAAAGTAAAcggcatttaatttaaaaccaaaTCTTCCAAGCTTATACGGACACACATACTCATTCATACAAACACACAGTACACTTACATACTTAAAAGATAACATTTTATAGTCTCGCagagcctactgagtttctcgccggatcttctcagtgggtcgcgtttccgatccggtggtagattctgcgaagcactgctcttgttagggccagtgttagcaatacttctgatttgaaccccgtgagctcacctacatgttagggtgaagctgaaatagcctctcaaggctatcatcatagACAGGGGTAAAAAAATAGGTCTTTCAACACAAGCTCGTGAATTCTGATCACAACGTAAGCGATCACCTAAAAAAAATCGGGACTGGAGCTATGTAATATAGATTTTTGAACTTAATAAACACTGagaaataaacaattattattatttcaaattagcaTAGAGCACACCTGATTGTTTATGGTCTTTCGTCATtggaaaggacaatgcccaaaagtgggccaactttatgtcaaaactatttgtacttgaaaaactatgccttattttttcacgttgtttagtttatgtatcaacatttctttcaccctggcattgttttacaaaaaaataaattgcttatttgataacatcccaaaactgagtgccatagtttttaaattcgccaataggcaaggggcttagcccatacagccttatagtaaaccttTAAGCTGCCAAACGAGAGTcgtctgtgacttgaacaacaaataaataaaaaattgctaatggttataattcacagactttttagtttatttttgttcaattcaatatttatatgttgtaataataattattacttaaaaccatgaactatttaatgtttttagacattaatgattccattagtaaaaatgtcaatggcctaccattactctattcttattatatactagcagacctcgtagtgcctcaatcgataaataaaagacctaagttttgtataaaataaacttaaaacaaacaaaaggaatccgtccgacgggggacacatcaaaggaaaaacaaaattgttatacttatttaattccgagcattttcatatttatctaccttttaaaccttctctagatttccacaaataaatcaagaccaaaattagccaaatcagttcagccattctcgagttttagcgagactaacgaacagcaattcatttttaaatatagagatgcttagagttttggcagcaacccgagtaaagcgtcacttgaagttttattttaatgtttttttaatagtttattgtgatgtataatatataaattgggtgttgttttgtgtattaaacgtcaataattgttgttcacgattattgaggcattggaataaaactgtggctaacatagcagtgacttttttttttcaagataaaaagtctgcggaaattcacgctcactcaatgtgctattcatcgagttgacgtcaaaactcccaaaaagcaataaaaagagatacaccggctttttattgacataaaaatatataactacaACAGaataggctgtataggctacgctctttgcctgcttattggcgaatttaaaaacaacaacaacaatatcgttgccggcttccggattttcatttcattttattattattatgaggatataataaaaataaaatgtaggcaagggcttatttctagcaacattaaccacaattaacttatttaatgcTGGAAATAATGATgcgagcgattattgatttcgaagaaaacaacaacttaattttagctgcagaaaaaaatagatttctcttaaacctgggtgagaatataaaaatcgttttatgaatatgaaacgatatttctttgtctatcaaattaagttaaaaccagtATCACGCGACAACTTTTATAGaggcccaaacgcccatagaaaatgggcattgtcctttatacCATAATTACCAAAACCAAATTGATTTCAAGCCACTCAAGGCCATTGTTTGTGGCTTTACAAGACTTAGTGAAAGAAACCTTACCTCTGAAACAACATGATTGTGCCAAAACTCAAAGAGCAAAGCTGCTACACATAACCAAGACCCGCCCTCGGCTGTCAATTATATTCATCTTTTCTCATCCGAGCCAAAAATAGAAACCCGTTACGTGAAAAAAAGGCTTCatgacaataaaacaattataattaaaatttgtacctCAAAAAAGAGGAAACCTTTTATAATCTGCCTGCTAATAAAAATTAGTATCACAGTTTGCGGTTTTTATGACTTTAATAGTCCACAAtgcgatataaataaatactataagATACGTTTATACAGAACTATTTTTATGTTGTAACATACGACATCAATAAGGAAATGACgtactttcattttattttgtttcacgGCTAGTAATAAACGTTTCAGCCGcactaataaaattgtttatcaCAACATTATTATACAAATCGAAACTCGAAAATGAAACAACGGATGAGTtgtgttttatatttacaattattttttttcatacatacAGTTCAACATTTTACAGACTACAGGAGCTCTTTTTAATTCGAGCAACGAACATTACATAAACTAACACGTAAATCTAAACTGTAATAAAAACGACTTAGTGTAATCAATCTACGGGACCGCGCCACGGCGTGGCGGGAAATGAACACCTAGAATCAATAAAACCCCGGTGTCCGTATTACGTTTTCACTAAACGAGAACAGTGGCAGTTTCGGGAAACGACATCGGTACGTGCTCACTTAGGCCATTCCCAGCTTCAGTTTATTCATTAGAAAGGGCGTGTAGGTATTTGGAGCCCTCAAAATGTTTAGGATAAGGAGTTGCAAGCTTCGTTACTAATTAAAACACAATTACACAATCTCAATTGACTTCACTGACTATCTACCCCCTAAGAAGTTAGTACATCTACATTTTACAAacaccttgtttttttttcattggcaATCATGAACAGGTTTAGGTAATTTAGTAACAGCCTGTGTGGCTTTACACCAGTCAGCGGTCACCACTGACGTCCAGTACGATAAATGTAAATAActgtcaaacaaacaaaagaagtaaAATACTTCAAAAACTATTATTGTAAATTGCCTATTAGTTCGTTATGAATAAAAATAGGTACGTGTATGTGCCTATAAAAGACTAATTcggcagattttttatttattagtcgaACACCATGGTGTCAGTTAACAGGAAAAAATGATCGATTTGTCGGTGTctgtattcaattttatttgatgGGTTGTTGTCAGTACCCGGGAAATGAATGAGGGTACCAACTTATACAATAAAATGGTCAATGATATCGGCCCGATCTGTGTACATCAACATTATGAAACATCaatataacaaaacaaactATTTACACAAATGACTAAGCATTATAAtggaacattttaaaatatcgaCGCTGTCTCTTCACTATTTACAATATGTTTTCTGCCATATAAGTTTAATctcaatatttcaatttaattttatgcacgaataaatttatttttgttgtttgttaatCAAGACCAAACGTTGATCCAATCATGCATTTTTACAGCAgaagttttaaatttgtataattacgTTTAATAGTCAATGTTGGCAACTTGCAAAAAAGAACACCATGACTATTACAACAATAATCACACGAGGCACCGCATGCATATTTGgtgtttgttttattcaaatgatatgttaattttactaaattctTCGTGATATGTTAAATGCCAATGTAAAATCAAATATattcctttttaatttttaacgacACGGTCGATATTTTAACTTGCTACGGCTAACACGTGAAGGCCGACGCTATATCGCATGACTAGAACAACTGAGACTAGAACAACGTTTCCCGTGAGTGGGAAGCTCGATCCAACCGGAGCGGTACGTGCACAGGTCGGCTGGCGAGTTCTGTACATTCGCCAACCGCAGCCGCCTCGCCGCCACCGCTGTCGGTCGAAAACTGCTCAACTTCACCATCAGTCGAGTCCGGTTCGTCTTCAGCAAACACAGAGTCCGCGCCTACTGACGCTATTTCACACTCCACAGCATACGATGGTCCCACGCTCCCTACAGACGCCAGAGGCGCAAGCCGTTCACTTGGGCACGGTGAAAGACGACGTTCTTGTAAAGCACAAACTACAGAAGAGCCACGACGCTCTAAATAAGAACTTCCAGAACTTGAACATGTGGCTGAACTGAGACGCCGGTCTCGTGGCCCAGCCGAGGGCCGCCGATCCACGAATCGCAAAGCTGAACCAGGAAGCGAATCACCTCGGAGATTCGACAGTCGACGTGGCGGCGTTAATAAACTACCATATCCTCCACCGTAAGAGGAAAAACGAGCAGTTCGCGGCCAAGGTGGCTCCTCGCCGATTGAAGGTCGCGAGGTTCGGCGAGCTCGTTCCGACAACGCTGCCTCTAGAGCAGCCGTCAACTGTCGCTCTTCTTCAACTGCCTGTTCTTCAGCAACGACGGCTTCTGCCATCTCCACTATCTTCGGGTCGTTCAAAGCTTTAACTGATTTACTCCGGCTTTTATAGACAATCAAAAACACCATTAAAGCGAAAAAGCCGCCTAGTGTTGCGgctattcgaacaccggtcatGACGTCATAAGTGGCGTAGAATTCGATGCGCACCCGATCCCTTTCAGTGGCATGAGAATTTTCGGTAGAGTTTTCAGCGGAATTCGTATCTCGGCCATTCCATCCATCTTGTTGCTCCATCTTGCGGTCAAGCTTTCATCGcctgtaaaaataaaacaatgctgACGCTTAATCAATCGCAAACTTATCTGATTATCACAGGGCTTTTAGAGAGATAAATGACCATCCATTAGTTAGTAAGGGAGTTATCGTGAACCGTgtatggaaaataaaataaatacattaaattacgCACGCGACGTCTGACGTACGTGTTATGGTGATAAAAAAAACGCAGTTTATCATAACAGAAAATGATATCGGCCCTAAATAGATGATATTTAATATAGAACAAGAGAGACCGCACAACAATGTTGTCGCCAGGTGACTTCCGTCGCGACGGACTCGACTGCCGACGTAACTGGGGCGCATCGCATAGTATTATCATGACGATATATTTCGATTCTGAACCAGCTAATACCGTTCAACTTGAAATCATACTCGATATTGTGTTTAAATGAACGATTTTTtaactatataaatataaatctaaaagcgtattaataacttatttattacattagtcTCGTTTTATCTAATTACAAAATCGGTTGTTTGTCTGCTGAATTCAAGCAACTGTTTTTGTATAGCTTTATAATAATGTGAACAATATATAAAGGACCGGCTAATATATACGGGGAACTAGACCTAAATCTTTAAGTCGgacatttttttctttcgagAATTATTCATATTTCTCGTCGTCTCAAAGGCTGGTTTCCGTTTTATTAATTCAAACATTCGACTATTAAATAGTCGCGGTAGATAAAACGGTCTATAATAGCATCAAAGAGTAACGAatttccattattatttttttgtattacgcATGCCGATATTTCATTCTAATTGTGAATCAAACTGTTGATTTTGAGTTACTATTTTTCTgttctaataattttattaatacatcTAGTGCTTGAATGTGAATG includes:
- the LOC101740546 gene encoding uncharacterized protein LOC101740546 codes for the protein MEQQDGWNGRDTNSAENSTENSHATERDRVRIEFYATYDVMTGVRIAATLGGFFALMVFLIVYKSRSKSVKALNDPKIVEMAEAVVAEEQAVEEERQLTAALEAALSERARRTSRPSIGEEPPWPRTARFSSYGGGYGSLLTPPRRLSNLRGDSLPGSALRFVDRRPSAGPRDRRLSSATCSSSGSSYLERRGSSVVCALQERRLSPCPSERLAPLASVGSVGPSYAVECEIASVGADSVFAEDEPDSTDGEVEQFSTDSGGGEAAAVGECTELASRPVHVPLRLDRASHSRETLF